The Deinococcus carri genome segment AGAAAGGCGAGCAGCACCCCCGCCAGGGCCAGCGCGAAATAGGCGAGGGCCAGATGCAGACCCGCCCCCGCGCTCACGGTGGTGCCCAGCAGGCTGCTGAGGGCCAGCGCGGGGGTGAGGCCGTTGAGGCTGACCTTGCCCAGGGTGTCCTGGCTCAGGGGAAAGCGCCGGGCCAGCAGCGCGCCCACCCCCGCGACCAGCACGACGGGCAGCACAACGTTGAGGAGGGCCGCAAACACGGGGGGCAGCATAGCGCCCGGCATTTCTGGACCCGGTTCAGAGTCGGCGGCGGGCGGGCGGCGGCAGCCTAGCCTGACAGGATGAGCAGAACGCTTGCATTCCTGGGCCTGGGCGCGATGGGCTGGCCGATGGCGGCGCAACTGGCGCGGCACACCACCGAGACGGGCGGGCGCACCCTCGTCTGGAACCGCACCCGCGAGAAGGCCGACGCCCACGCCCGCGAGTTCGGCAGCGAGGCGGTGGAGCTGAGCGCGGTGACGGCCGCCGACGTGATTTTCTCCTGCCTCCCGACCAGCACCGAGGTGGACGACGTCATGCTGGCGCTGGACGGGAAACTCCGGGAGGGGGCCGTCTGGATAGACTGCACCAGCGGGCAGCCCGAGGCAGCGCGGCGGCAGGCGGCGGGGCTGGCGCAGCGCGGGGTCGCCTTTCTGGACGCGCCCGTGAGCGGCGGGCCGATGGGCGCAGAGGCCGGAACGCTGGCCGTGATGGTCGGCGGGGACGCGGCGGTGCTGGAAGGGGTGCGCGGCGACCTCGCCTTTGCCGGGAAGGTCGTGCATGTGGGCGCAACGGGCGCGGGCTTCGCGGTGAAGGCGATCAACAACACGCTGATGGCCGTGAACATGTGGGCGGCGGGCGAGGGGCTGGCGGCGCTGGCGCGGACGGGCGTGGACCTGCACGCGGCGCTGGAGGTCATCAACGCGGGCAGTGGCCGCTCCTACCCCACCGAGACGCTGATTCCGCAGCGGGTGCTGACGCGCGAGTTTCCGCTGACGTTCCAGCTCGGCCTGCTCGCCAAGGACGCGGGCATCGCCGCCGGGGTGGTGCAGGACGCCCGGGCCAGCGCGCCGGTGCTGATGCAGGTGGCCTCTCTGTACCGCGCGGCGGCGCACACGGTCGGGGCGGGGGCGGACTACAGCGCGGCGCTGCGGCTGGTCGAACAGATGAACGGGGTGGAGATCAAGTGACGCCCCCCCTCTTCGCGGTGTCGACCGACGGCGGGCTGGACGCCTTCGCGGGCCTGAACAACGCCGTGCCGGTCGCGCCCTTCAGCCTGAACTTCGGCTCCCGCACGTACCGCATGGACGAGATCACGCGCGAGGGGCTGTACCGTGAGTTGCAGACCAACCCCGAACACCCGACCTCCAGCCAGCCCACCCCGCAGGACTGGGCGCAGGCGTACACCCAGGCCAGCGGAGGCACCCTGCCCGTGCTGGGCCTCACCATCAGCAGCGGGCTGTCGGGGAGCCTCAACGCCGCCGAGCAGGCGCGGGCGGTGGTGCCGCAGATTCCCGTCACCCTGCACGACACGCGCACGTTGAGCGCGGCGCAGGCCTTTCAGGTCCACGCGGCAGCCACGGCGGCGGGGCGCGGCGAGACGCTGGAGACGGCGCTGGACTGGGTGCGGCAGACCGCCGCGGAAACGGAACTGTACTTCACCATCGAGACGCTGGAGTACCTGCGCCGGGGCGGGCGCATCGGGCGAGTGCAGGCCACGCTGGGGGGCCTGCTGAACCTCAAGCCGGTGATCACGGTGGACCGGGCGACCGGGGCCTACACGAACGTGGGCCGGGCACGCAGCTACAAGGGGGCCATCGAGGCCGTCGCCGCGCAGGTCACCGCCCGTTACGGCGAGGGCACCCCGCTGCGGCTGGGCCTGCTGTACGGCAGCGTCCGCGAGGATGCCGACGCGCTGCTGGAGGTGATCCAGGCGCGTCACCCGGTCGTCTGGTCCGGTGCCGCGGGCGTGAACCCGGTGCTGAATGTCCACACCGGGCCGCGGGCGCTGGGGGTAGCCGCCGCGCCGGGCCACTGGGTCTGGGAGCGGTAGCCGCTCAGGTGGGCCAACGGCCGACGTACTGCCGGACCACCTCCAGCAATGGGAAGGCCTGGGCCAGCAGGGCCGCCTGCGCTGCCTGAGCCTGTTCCCAGGCCAGGGCCGCTTCCCGCGGCGTGACCCGGCCCGCAGCCAGCGCCTCCTCAAGTTCATCCACGTCGATGATCTCGGCGGCCGTCACCTGCCAGCGTCCATCCGGCAGCACCTGGCAGAGGGCGACCACATCCAGGTACAGGTCGTTCACCCAAGGCACCCCCGCCGCATCCAGGCCGGACTCGCGGAAGATGTCCACGTACAGTTGCCGCGGAACCCCCTGACCATCCATCTGAACTTTGAGGGCGTGATGTCCGGTATCCGGGACAACGTCCACCCAGCGGTAGCCGCTGTCCAGCACCCGCACGGTCTGGCCCAGCAGGGTCACGTCCAGCGGTGTCTCCACCTTGCCGGGGCGATACTCCACCAGCCAGCCGTTCGGCACCCGCAGCACCTGCTGCTCCCCTGAGCCGAACCACGCGACGTAGTCGTTGCCCTTCCGCTTCATGGCTGAAGGGCAGGCAGCCGCAGGTGCGTATACGACGCCCAGGTGCGGAAGCCCAGGCGCTCGTAGAAGGGCGCGATGCCGGTCCAGTCGATGCCCATCGCCTGCACGCCCTGGCCGCGCAGGTGGTGCATGGCGGCGAGCATCAGGGCGCGGCCCACGCCGCTGCCGCGCAGGTCGGGATGCAGGCCGACGGGACCCAGGCCGCCCGCCAGACCATCTGCACCCACTGCCGCGCACAGGGCCGCCGGGAACAGGAACGAGGGCAGAATCGCCGGGTTGTCCCCGGTGCCGACCAGGGCAAAGCCGAGCACCCGCCCGTCGCCTTGCAGGGCCAGCAGTTGATGGGGTGCGCGGGTGGCGACCGCCGTGGCATCGTGGGTCCAGCGGGGGCTGAAGACATCGGTGGTAAGGGCCTGCACGCCGGACAGGATGCCTTCCTCGCGGGCGTCGGTCAGGCGCAGGTGGGCGGGGAGGCGCGCGGCGGGGGGCGGCGGGCGCAGGTCGGCCACCATGTCCACGCTCACGCGGCCGGTGGGGACAAAGCCCACCCGCTCGAAAAAGCCCACGCTGGCCTCAGGTGCGCTGGGCAGGAAGTGGCCTCTCTCCTCGCCCGCCGCGAGGGGAACGGGGCCGAGGCGCTCGCGCACCTCCGCGACGAGGGCGCGGCCCAGGCCCCTTCCCCGCAGGTCGGGATGGGTAAGCAGCAGGCGCAGGTGCCCATGCGGAGCGCTTTCCGGCGGGCGGAAGGCGGCGAAGGCGACCAGGCGGCCCGCATCATCCCGCCGCCAGGCCCACCCGGACGGCTCGCCCAGCCGGTCCGCGAGGCCGCGCGGATGGGGCAGACGGTCAGGCCAGGCGGTGGCACACAAGGCCGTGACTTCGGCAGGGGTGGGGACGGTCATGCGAGGAAGGGCAGGCGGCCCGGTGCGCCCGCCTCGCCGCGCAACCAGGCGAGCAGGGCCGCGCGCGCCTCCGGGCGAAAGCCGAAGGTGAGGACGGCGGGGGCCTCCACATCCACCACCGCGTAGGGGTTGTAGAGGGCGAGGTGCAGGTCGGGCCGCGCCCCCAGCAGG includes the following:
- a CDS encoding NAD(P)-dependent oxidoreductase; this encodes MSRTLAFLGLGAMGWPMAAQLARHTTETGGRTLVWNRTREKADAHAREFGSEAVELSAVTAADVIFSCLPTSTEVDDVMLALDGKLREGAVWIDCTSGQPEAARRQAAGLAQRGVAFLDAPVSGGPMGAEAGTLAVMVGGDAAVLEGVRGDLAFAGKVVHVGATGAGFAVKAINNTLMAVNMWAAGEGLAALARTGVDLHAALEVINAGSGRSYPTETLIPQRVLTREFPLTFQLGLLAKDAGIAAGVVQDARASAPVLMQVASLYRAAAHTVGAGADYSAALRLVEQMNGVEIK
- a CDS encoding DegV family protein; the encoded protein is MTPPLFAVSTDGGLDAFAGLNNAVPVAPFSLNFGSRTYRMDEITREGLYRELQTNPEHPTSSQPTPQDWAQAYTQASGGTLPVLGLTISSGLSGSLNAAEQARAVVPQIPVTLHDTRTLSAAQAFQVHAAATAAGRGETLETALDWVRQTAAETELYFTIETLEYLRRGGRIGRVQATLGGLLNLKPVITVDRATGAYTNVGRARSYKGAIEAVAAQVTARYGEGTPLRLGLLYGSVREDADALLEVIQARHPVVWSGAAGVNPVLNVHTGPRALGVAAAPGHWVWER
- a CDS encoding DUF402 domain-containing protein; this translates as MKRKGNDYVAWFGSGEQQVLRVPNGWLVEYRPGKVETPLDVTLLGQTVRVLDSGYRWVDVVPDTGHHALKVQMDGQGVPRQLYVDIFRESGLDAAGVPWVNDLYLDVVALCQVLPDGRWQVTAAEIIDVDELEEALAAGRVTPREAALAWEQAQAAQAALLAQAFPLLEVVRQYVGRWPT
- a CDS encoding GNAT family N-acetyltransferase translates to MTVPTPAEVTALCATAWPDRLPHPRGLADRLGEPSGWAWRRDDAGRLVAFAAFRPPESAPHGHLRLLLTHPDLRGRGLGRALVAEVRERLGPVPLAAGEERGHFLPSAPEASVGFFERVGFVPTGRVSVDMVADLRPPPPAARLPAHLRLTDAREEGILSGVQALTTDVFSPRWTHDATAVATRAPHQLLALQGDGRVLGFALVGTGDNPAILPSFLFPAALCAAVGADGLAGGLGPVGLHPDLRGSGVGRALMLAAMHHLRGQGVQAMGIDWTGIAPFYERLGFRTWASYTHLRLPALQP